The Fretibacterium sp. OH1220_COT-178 DNA window ATTCCGGTCCCGCTCCACACGATCCAGCAGCCCCTCGCAGCAGACGTCGGTCAACGACGTGACGAGGGCCTCCGCATCCGCAGGAAGCGGCCGCTCGCCCACCCCGAACCCCAGCGCGGCCAAAGGAGCCCGGGCGGCCTCCCAGGCATCCTGCGGCGACAGGAGCCCCCAGAGCGCCTGGTCCATGAGGTGAACGCACAGGGACAGGGTCGCCACCAGTTCGCCCCGGCGCGACAGGCCGTGCAGGACATCGGAGAAATGCGGACGGTCCAGCGGGTCCGGCCGTCCGCGGTAACGTGCCCACAGGGAGTCCTCGGTGACGCCGAAGCGATCCATACGGCGCAGCACGTCGTGCTGCATCTCCGGGCACAGGCCCGTCTGAAGCCTCAGGGCCTCCTTCACCGCGTCCATGACGACACGGCCGATCGTCTCGCCCAGCTTGCTGTGGTTGCCCGTGTCGGTGAGACGCAGCGGAGCGTCGGAAACGGCGACGAGGACCGCGCCGTCGGTTCCCGATCCCGTGGCCAGCCCGCGGGAGTAGCGGCTCGAGACCGCCAGCTCCTGAAGCGCCGCCGCCTTGGCCTCCGTGCAGGTGATCAGCCCCCGGGTCAGGGCCCCCTCGCTCAGGTCGCAGTCGACGTGCAGCAGGATGTTTATGGTTCCCGTCGGATGCGCGGCGAGGGAACGCTCCTCGTCCCACGAGGCGGGGTCCCCGACGCGGCCGCCGTTGACCTCCAGACCGGCCGTAACAAAAGCGGTCGCCGTGGCGGAACCCCAACGCCCCGTCCTCACGGCCATCCTCTCCATGGACGCCGCCGTGGACAATCCAGCGCAGCGGACCGGATCGAGCCCGAGATCCTCCGCCACAAGGGCGAGGTGTTCCGCGTAGGTCGGCGCCCTCATGAAGCAGGCCATGCCCTCTCCCGGATTGCAGCAATGGTTGAAGACCTGCTCCAGGTCGTCCCGAAGCCCTCCGTTGAAGGGCGAGGTGCTCAGCACCCTGCGCGGCCCCGAAAAGGTCAGGACCACGGATTTGTTGTAGTGATGCGCCTCGTCCCCGCAGGGGGAGCTCCAGATCCTCATGCCTCGACTTCCTTCCCGCATACCAAACTGCGTTTAACAAAGAGACCATTACTTGCCTCCCCTGCAAGGGGAGGTGGTTCGTGCCAGCGAACCGGAGGGGTTGCTTTGCACGCTCAACAACACCCCCCAGCTTCGCTATCGCTCAGCAGCCCCCCTTGCATGGGGGCCGAAAGCCTCCCCTGAAAGGGGAGGTGCCGAACGTAGTAAGGCGGAGGGGTTGTTCTTGAGGCGCGATAACACCCCCCAGCTTCGCTATCGCTCAGCAGCCCCCCTTGTATGG harbors:
- a CDS encoding adenosylcobinamide amidohydrolase — protein: MRIWSSPCGDEAHHYNKSVVLTFSGPRRVLSTSPFNGGLRDDLEQVFNHCCNPGEGMACFMRAPTYAEHLALVAEDLGLDPVRCAGLSTAASMERMAVRTGRWGSATATAFVTAGLEVNGGRVGDPASWDEERSLAAHPTGTINILLHVDCDLSEGALTRGLITCTEAKAAALQELAVSSRYSRGLATGSGTDGAVLVAVSDAPLRLTDTGNHSKLGETIGRVVMDAVKEALRLQTGLCPEMQHDVLRRMDRFGVTEDSLWARYRGRPDPLDRPHFSDVLHGLSRRGELVATLSLCVHLMDQALWGLLSPQDAWEAARAPLAALGFGVGERPLPADAEALVTSLTDVCCEGLLDRVERDRN